Within the Trachemys scripta elegans isolate TJP31775 chromosome 4, CAS_Tse_1.0, whole genome shotgun sequence genome, the region GTTTttagttatagaatcatagaaatgtaggtctggagggaacctcaagaggttatctagcccagtggttctcagtAACCCAGTAAATAGTCTAGGGATGGAGGCCTTGGAGTGGTTTTGGTTGGATCCTGCATGGCACTCATCCCACAGTgctggctcctgcagctcctgtgctgtggggctggctgcaagAGCCatttgtgtgagtggagttgtgacctgctCATGGGGTTACAGTGCCGcttactcaaatttggcctacccAGACTCCCGTCGTCATGATAgatgggccaaatctgagtggcgctgggaccccagaggttgcagtgcctggaacAAGGaggcaagcccagccagcccaggAGCTGTCACGTGACCATTTGAAACACCAATTTTGGGTACTGACCCGcgggttgagaaaccctgatctagcccatcttccctccaccccaccctgctgAGGAAGGATTAACCAAAAAAAGACCAAAATTCCATGCTTTAGCCAAGATCTATATCTAGGATAAAGCAAATTTTTGTTTTAACCTGGTTAGtacagtttaataataataatacctagattTTCATCCtagatctcaaaatgctctaCGAAAGAGGTCAGTGTCGTTACTGCCATTTTTGCAGAAgagaaaattgaggcacagaggtgtAAAGTGACATACCTAAGGtcatgcagcaggccagtggcagaactgggaatagaattgaggtctcttgagtcccagcccagtgctctatccattcTGGTGGACCAAATCATCTTACTACCTGGTTGGGCTACATGAGGGTGTATAAAATTTGGTTCTTGCTGCCATAGAGATGAGATGTTTTTAAAGAATTCCAAGGATCGTTGTTGTTTTTCATGGCTCTGCGTCACCCTCAACAGAATAGCTTCTAATATTAAAGGCTAAGTGCTGGCTGTTGATGAGTATTTAATGGCTGCTTCAAATGACTGTCCTCCTTGCACAACTGGTGTTTGACTTATTATTGTGAAAGCCAGTACCATATCTACAGTATGAAAGGCGCTAGCTATAAGGTGTTAATTCTCCTTACAATATTTCAGCACAATGCAAAGAACTTCACGACTGAAGAGAGAGCTGCATCTGTTGACCACAGAGCCTCCCCCAGGCATTATGTTCTGGCAAAACAAAAACCGGATGGATGATCTAGGAGCCCGTATGTATTACCATCATGGTTTGGGGGGTTTTGGGGGAGTGGAGGTGGTATGCGTTTCACTAAAATTCTCTCTGCTGTGGTAATGTTTACTGGGCAGTGTCTGTACTTAGCAATTTGGGGATGAAATTAACCCCAGTCCATGACATTTTTGTTTGATTCTTGTCCActcttcatctttttttttttttttttttttaattccccttcTTTATGTTCCCTATTGATTGGATCCCTGGTCATGTGGCTAGGCGGCGTGGACCCGGGGGAGTAGTTAAGGAAACAGCCACACTGGTATGCTCCCTGTAACATGAGTTACTGTTGCTAGAAATAGCCGTAACCCCCTCTCATGGCTTTTCAACACTGCTGAAGTAGTCTGTGCATGTAGGGGGTTGGATGTGCTTTGCTAACAAGGTTTTATAGATGGCTTGGAGACTCAGGTTTCAGGTTTCCTGCTACAAGGAAGGCCAGGCATCCACAGAGTTCTCCCTCCATAACTTTAGATTAACTCCATTTCAGGCACTGGCTTCCAGAAGAAACAATACAGGGGAGCAGTATTTAGGATTATGGCCCTATAATCCTAAACATTAGCTTTGCCACCTTAACCCAAGAGATTGCTTGGGTCATTAGGCCAATTCTCAGTCCTGGTTCTAGGGCTGAACATTATTTCAACGTCTTTTTCAAGTATTGGCTGAAAATTCACCATAGTTATTGTATCATGCTCACAGTCTGGAACTTGAGAAATTGTCTCTCCTTCAGAAGTTGAAATTGGCCATGACTCCTGAAGTATGAGAAGGGAGGAAGTATCAAGGCTTCGCCTGGGTGTAAAGATAGGAAGGTCAGACACACGGAAGGAATTAGTGAAATAACATACTCTTTCTTGACTATGCGGAGCACTCGCTCAGCTGAGCTCCAGCAATACAATTTTTGTCAGTGAAGAGGTTCCAACCTGTAAGtcactctctttttttcttcttcttcttcttccaaaaTTAGATAACTAATGATGGTTTAGGCTCTCCCTAGTTCTCACTTAAAACATAGGGGTTATTGACCTTACTGCACAGCAGGGTAGAACAAAATGTGACGAGGTGGCAATGGTCACTTCTGTTGGCAGATCCGGACATTGTTACAGTTAGAAACGGTGTGATGGGAATGCACGACTGTAGCAGAAGCATAATGAGAGTGGGAGCGGGGGGAACACTTACCCATTTTGAATGTTATAgttgtctaattttttttctttaagaaatttTGGGTGGTGCAAACACGCCATATGATAAAGGAGTTTTCAACTTGGAAGTAGTTGTTCCTGAAAGGTAATTAAATCACTGCATCTAAGAAGGTGGGCAGAAGGGGGAACACACATAgtaagaaggaatttttttttttttaacttcctgtcAAACATGTCCGTTTGTGTGAGATACGAAGAGGTGGTATCCTGTATATTAGGAGCATTGGAGCAATGGGCATAAAGTATAATAGTTTGGTTTTTTGCCTTCAGCCTCCCTGTTTGTGATATTATCAATCAGTTTTTAGGTGAGAGAGATTTTATTAATgtacttatttattttgtaatatgaAGATTTCACTTTCAAACTCCCCAGGTGTGTAACAATGcacaaaaaaaatctagaaatacTTTGTCAGGATCCTTAAATTATTTTGATGCCTTTAAACAATtttgaaaggggtggggggaagtacCTGTATGGtgcataaattcatggagaataggttcatcaatggctattagccaggatgggcaggaatggtgtccctagctgctgtttgccagaagctgggaatgagtgacagaggatggatcacttgatgattacctgttctgttcatccctctggggcacctggcattggccactgtcagaagacaggatactggactagatggacctttggtctgacccagtattgcatCTTTTTCCTGTTTACAGCTGAAGTGAATTGATGTAACTAAGAGATGTCAGGGAAAATGAGAAAAGCAAGTAATCTGAGGCAATGAGAAGTTAGCTTCCGAGCAAAAGGGAATTTAGTGCTGTGCAAAGGACAGAAACCAAATTGAAAACAGTCAAGGCCTTTGTGTTAGAGGGCATGACCAGAGATGGGGCTGTTTCCTCCAAAAACTTGCTGAGGAGAAGATGGTTGGAATTTGCAGGTGGCTGGGGAGAGGACACTATAGTGTCGTTTGTGGTAATGTGGCAAATGGAATGCTAATGGAACTGAACATTCAATTTAGATTATATTTCAAATGAAATCTGTTTCTTTAACACCTGTTCTTTAAAGATATCCATTTGAACCCCCGAAGATTCGCTTTCTGACACCCATCTACCATCCCAACATTGACTCTGCTGGAAGGATTTGCCTGGATGTTCTGAGATTACCACCCAAAGTAAGGCAGTGCTACTCTAGTGGGGATCAACAAAGTTACAGATGATGCTAAACTCCCCTATTGTCCTGGCTGTAAAAAGCTTCACTGATATTAAATATTGACTCTTGTTTACATGGATACTCCTGATACAGGTGACTGTATAATGCATGCCATTGGTTACTCACTAAGAtgtattttcctttgctttttttgaTGCTTtaagggctgggattttcaaagggacctatGAGTCAGGtgcccctctgaaaatcacagCCTGGATCCTGATACAATACAGATGTAGACGACACTGCAGGTCAGTGTTAATTAAGTTGGAGTGAGATCTCTGTGTCACTAGAATTGCTCTCTTGAAATGGCCCGAATAGAAGCTGTAGGGCTAATTGGTATGAGCACTGTCCCTCTGTCTGTCTGCTGTAGAGCAAGTTAGCACTGTAGCTGTGGTGAACCAAAAGAGTGAGAGCCAGGTCGGTTTTTCTCCTTTGTAGGAGAGGTCAAAACTTTACTGGTTTGAGGTCCACTAACCTGGCATCAGATGTTTTCCCTGCTGTATAAACTGACCACCTGGTGGTAACCACCTTATGTACTGCACTGAGGTCTGGAAACTCCAGAGGAAAATTTGTTTTCTGTATATCAGCTAATGATCAGACTTCTTCTCCCTGTTAAGCTCTGTTTTTATTATTCTGTTGCTGTGAAGGGTGCCTGGAGGCCATCCCTGAATATCTCCACATTGCTGACCTCCATACAGCTTCTGATGAGCGAGCCTAACCCTGATGACCCCCTCATGGCAGACATAGTACGTACTCTTCTTTTGTTCCCTTGGTGCAAATGCTGGTGCATGCAAGTTAGAGCAGAGATTATATGGTACTTGTGCTCATTCTTCTATATATGGAACTAAGAGTGTTCACAGGTGCTTGATTAAGTGTCTGTCCTCCTTGTCTCTTGCTTTATTATTTCTAGTCCTCGGAGTATAAATACAACAAGGAAGTGTTCATCAAAAATGCCAAACAATGGACTGAGAAGCATGCAAGCCAGCAAAAGAGGGTAAGAAATGTACCATGCTTTGATTCTGCTACAAAGGAGTTGGGTGTAGGCTAATCTTCACATGTATAATCTTGCTAGTCCTCAGGAAGTAATATGGGTGACGCAGATATAGGCATCACTTTCAATAGCCTCTAACCCACTGACCCCAGTGCATTTTTGGATGTCTATTTCAAGTTCCAATTCAGTATTATTTTATTGGGAGTGGATTGCCTGTCTTCATAGAATTGAGTCCCTGGGTTGCCAGGGCTGTGATTGTGCCCTAAAGTGAACTCTCTGAATTTAACTTCGCTCTTTAAGAAATTTTTGTTAATTCTGTTTAGGTAAACTTTACTTTGTTTCCCTACCCTTGTTGTCATAGCTAGAGATTCCTGTGCATGTGGCCTAGGATACACTTAAAGTTTTTTcgtataactatactggtatagttatgcAGGCAAAaccttcctagtgtagacacagcttataccagcaaaaggacttttttgctGATATAACTGCAGCTAGGTGTACGCTATAGACTTCTACTCGGATAACTGTCAGTTGGGATGTGAAGAGGTGTGTGATCCCTGACtgacagagctgtgctggcagaagcccctaatgtagatgcagGTATTCCAGCAAAGCTGCTCTTTTACCAGTATAGTTTGTGTCATTTGTGATGTGGTTGGAGAGGTGGTTTTACCATATATGTAGACCATATTCTGTCGGcgtagctgtgtccacactaagtgtGCTTTCCGGGTATGGTATATTGATATTCCTGTACTAGTaaagtgctcctagtgtagacatagcttgtgtctacactagggctcttTGCTGGTTCTAAAAacgtttatttaaaaacatcacaCCCATAACTGACATTATTATACTGGCAACATTTCTAGAGTATACCTGACCTCTATCTCAGGTGAGTCCTTTTACTTCTTGTGTCTGCTCTGCATGGACTTACGAAAAGTGCCCTGGGATATTGTTAAGAGTTGGGGTCTGTCAAAATGTCCCTTCCTGTTGTACCTTGTGCTGGCTTTCTGTTTGTGTAATATAAATGTACAGTTATATTTGGGAAATGTATGGTCATATGCAGATTATAGAAGGGGATTATGTCCTCTTAACATGGGGATTGCTCATGACaactgtcacagggtggctggcccctgaACCTGAGTAGGTCCAACTCCCCTATGCAGGTGCTCCCAGGTAGGCCAGGTAAGGGAGCAGGGTTGCACCTGCTGCTGTAGAGTGAGTTCCACTGAAGGGCTGGCTATGAAAAGGAACTGGCTGATGGAGAGTGAGACAGGAAATTGCAGGAGGCAGGACTGCCAGAATCCCTGTCGAGGAGAGGTATTGAAAGCCTGAGATTCAAAGGGTGAGCTGAGAAtgtttttgttggtttctttAAGTTTGGGAATAAAACTGCATTAAAGAGACTGTGGGTGTGGCAGAGTGTTTTGGCAAGCTGGGAAGGAGCCCTGCCTTGTGACAACATCCCTCTACTAGTATTTGTGAGAGGTTAAATGAATTTAAGAAAAGTAGATTCcatactttattatttatttgtattgtggtcatGCCTAGAAGTCCCAGTCAAGGCTtgggacccctttgtgctagcgcgcgtgcacacacacaccaccaccccgagggtccctgccacaaagactTTGCAGTCTGAGTATATATAATGAGACACAGTGGTTGTATATAATGAACTACTGCAATGATTATGATTAGAGTAGAAAGCAGAGGGCAGACACACCAGCTGCCCAGCCAATGTTACGTGCTTTGTAAGCATTACAAATGTACTAACCCTATATTCACAGACATGGAAGGTGATGGTCACTCCTCTCTGTGGTTTTACCATGTGGGTAAAACATATAGGGCCTGCTATTCAACTCTTTTCCTTCTGTGTAGCTCCTGAAGGTGGAGCTAGACATTTTAGTTCTCCAACAAATTTATTCTAGTCATAATGGACTGTGTCTCTAGCTGCCCCAGTGCTGTGGTGATGCTCAATGGGGACAAGGGAGTTGGCTGTCAACCCACTGAAGACTTTCTGGCAGGTGGGTTTCCTTAGTATCATGTTTGTTTGGGAGAGATCTTTTATGCTGAAGCATATTAGTGAAAGGATGAGAGGATATAACTAGGCATCCTTCTGCACCCTCGCCTGATGAAATGCCATGGTCAGGAGTCTTCCCAGAACTCCTTAGgcaacattaaaaacattttcagataAAGTGTATACCTGAAGTCCTATGTTTAGGGTGGCTAATAGGCTCAGTAGGAGTTCCCTGGGATTTTACTCTTTGAGCAAGCTCCTGTATGTGTACAAAGTTGAGGCCCTACTAGACCTAGTGTGAAAGGAGTGAGGGCAACAGGTCTGTCATAGTGGTGATGGAGGAGAAATTGCCCCTTGCACAGCATGAGACAAATGGTTGTAGGTGCAGAATGCTAGGACAAGTTTAGAGATGTGGTCTCTTGAGGCAGAAAAACATGCAGCCAGCTGCTGCCCATTTCCACATGCTCAGCAAAGAGACTGTTTTAGTATTCTCCCCTGGATGCAATGGGAGGGAGTGGAGCTCGTGATAGAAGGGATGCTCTAATTTCTCAACATATCAGCTACGGAGAGATAAAAGAAGGCTACGTAGGGTCTGATTTTCCATTGTCCTGTACCGTGTGCTGTCATGTAGGCCAGTGTAAAGTGCTCAGTTGGCAGCGTTACTCACGTTGCACTGCTGTGAAGTGCTGGAccgtggagaatcaggtcctagatgtgtggaggagagggaaaagcaGGGACCCTGGTACTACCCCCCGCCCAACTAGCTGCTAGGATGGATCGTGACTCAGAACTCTTCATAGTGCTTGATTAGAGAAGTGCAGCAACTGCGGAATAGCTTCTATTTATTGACCTTTCAAATAAAATGGCTTTAACAAAGGAGTCAAAGGCAGCCTTCAGCCTCAGTTGGTTAGTGTTTCCTTTTTCCGCTCAAATATCCAGCAAGCTGTAGAGGAAACAACTAGAATTGTTTTGCAATTGTAACACTAGGAGGCACCTGCACCCTTGACAATTGTCTGACTTCTAGAAAATAGCTGGGCAGTCTCATTCCCCAGACTAATGAAAATGAGGTACTTGTTGACCAATTTACCTTCCTACTGGAGAATGTACTTGTCTTGTTCCTCCAGTAGGTGGTGTATTTGGTTTTGTATTATCTCAGCTTCTCATGGCAAATGGGGACTGATGTCTGACAAAGTCCTTGCCTCCtaggctctgcacagctctgtgcCTGCCCCTTGGCTCACTGCTTCCACCAACCCCTGTTCCACttgggccctgtgctcagctaaTCCTGCCTTTTCGTCACactccctttttgtctttctcccCCAAGCACCTCTTTGGGCACCCTGTGTGCCCCAAACAAGCTCTCTGATCCTGCGTGCCATGGAGCCATTGTGCTATCCCAACACCCCATTTCTTCTGCTGATCTCCCCTAACCTGACCACTCTCCTCCCTTAAATTAGTAatttaaatcacattttaaaactatGGGGAACTGTTTATATGGGGTTAATCAGCCTTGTGACATTACTTTGTGTAAGCCTTGTCCTCCCCTATCTGCATCCTTGAGCATTGTCTGTCCCAAAGTCCTGTCTAacttaggctgtaagctctttatGCAGGGATTGTGTCTTTCATTTGAAAGGTCTGTCTCCTATGTATACAGGCCTTGCTTTTGTGACTGGCAGGTCCATTGCAATGTAACTGTCACGGGAGGCCGTGATGGTGCAGGGTGAGGAGATCCCTTGGGTAACAATCTCTCAGCTCTATAGGTTTTGCTGATGGGGACTGAGACCTTGAATGTGCCGTTTTCAATGGGGTGCCAGTATTGTGAGCAGAGTAGTAGGATAATGCACACCTGGCACCTGTGTTGCTGCAACATTCTGAACTAATGGCAGGTTTGTTTAAGATTGTACCTAGCTATGAAATCAACAGAGAATTACAGTAATCAAGCCTGGAGGTCCATGAATGTGTGGATCAATGTGGCTAAGCCTGCACCTGCCAGGAGGATGCAAAGTTGTCATAGCAATGGAGCCctacaaatctgcagatatccctTTTATATCTGCGGATATCCATGGATCACGTTTGCGGCTTGCGGATCGGATGCaggtacaaattttgtatccgtgcaTGGCTCTGCATACTGGCTGTAAGTTGAAAAGGGCATTCCCCTGTGGCTGTAGCTACTGGAATATCCAATCCAAGTGGACACTAGGCCTGTGGGTTTTTCAAGGATTTGAGAGGGAGGCTGTATGATGCAGGGTGATATTGCAAAGGTGCTTCTTTTCTCCACCAGCTTCACCTCAATCTTTCCAGTCAGCTGCTCTCCTCTAGTTGCTTATTTTAGCTTGTATTCCTTAGGTGCCTGTAACTCCTCTGTATCCTGTTATgtacttgggggaaaaaaaagacaagaagagtgttaaggttgcaaagtcaagcacttgagaGTTAGGAAgtgtcagagttaaggttgcttgtaCAATCTGAATTTGCCCCCTTCTTTCATAATACTCAGTGTTTAATTAAATGATTACacacttattatttatttgtattactgtagtagctaggagccctagtcatggaccagaatcccattgtgctaggaaaaGACAAAGTACAAACTTTTTGCCAGAGCCCCCCGGCTTCATTCAGTGCAACAGATGGACAGTATTCACTGACATGGTTATTCAGTGTTTTTATTCTCCTCATTGAGTTACCCTGTGCCTCACTTAGTACATATCATCCAaatcctgctctggagacagaattattaattccCTTGTGGGCTTTTCTAGGGTGCTCTTCATTACAGTATCTGAGTTTTCAGAAACATTAATGAaattatcttcacaacatccctattGAGGTAGGGAGGCATTAATTTAATCTTATAgtgggggaactgaagcacagatatTGAGGCCAAAATAGCCCAAGTGTCCAcaaattttggatgcccaatttgagacgggcggggcctgatttttcaggtcaCTTAGCATTTTTATGGCACTTTGTATGTTCAAACaacagttcccattgatttcaattagcagttgtaagtgctcagcacttctacaaaTCAGGCTCCAgaatctcaagttgggcacctagaAAATGAACacagtggccacctgtgaaaatgttgattttacgTGACTTAtccagcatcacataggagctCTGTGGCCGAATCCAGTTCTTCAGGGTGGCATTCAACTGTTCTAACCacgagaccatcctttctcttcctgaaatTCACTGCCTTATTCATGACACAGttaacttctgcaacaaat harbors:
- the UBE2T gene encoding ubiquitin-conjugating enzyme E2 T isoform X1, encoding MVARRPGKSRPWAWSGEGASAVPCCTTRPQRSFGSVLRPRLCGTMQRTSRLKRELHLLTTEPPPGIMFWQNKNRMDDLGAQILGGANTPYDKGVFNLEVVVPERYPFEPPKIRFLTPIYHPNIDSAGRICLDVLRLPPKGAWRPSLNISTLLTSIQLLMSEPNPDDPLMADISSEYKYNKEVFIKNAKQWTEKHASQQKRASKTPDEEVTQSEASTPKEFAISQKRKANDISRKGKKPCLDS
- the UBE2T gene encoding ubiquitin-conjugating enzyme E2 T isoform X2, with protein sequence MQRTSRLKRELHLLTTEPPPGIMFWQNKNRMDDLGAQILGGANTPYDKGVFNLEVVVPERYPFEPPKIRFLTPIYHPNIDSAGRICLDVLRLPPKGAWRPSLNISTLLTSIQLLMSEPNPDDPLMADISSEYKYNKEVFIKNAKQWTEKHASQQKRASKTPDEEVTQSEASTPKEFAISQKRKANDISRKGKKPCLDS